A section of the Humulus lupulus chromosome 2, drHumLupu1.1, whole genome shotgun sequence genome encodes:
- the LOC133815497 gene encoding uncharacterized protein LOC133815497, producing MGLTLVKFNDEATRDHVLENGILQFDRKPVIIRPWTTDLSTIRLIRSVPLWVRLHDLGLQYWGSKCISALVSTIGKPLLVDKFTRERSRVQFVRVLVEMEITDNPPRSLQFVNEHGQIIEQGVEYEWLPTKCKTCSGFGHSMVDCRKNVKSVRVEKGMGSKAETTMEQGNTSENKSEGEPIQELGRGKGEDNSVIDPSDVSIPGEANMDQSKEREKEDT from the coding sequence ATGGGGTTAACCTTGGTGAAGTTTAATGATGAAGCGACTAGAGATCATGTCTTAGAGAATGGAATCTTGCAATTCGATAGGAAACCTGTCATTATCAGGCCATGGACAACAGATTTGAGTACTATTAGATTGATCCGGTCGGTGCCGCTTTGGGTCCGTCTTCATGACCTGGGATTACAGTATTGGGGCAGCAAGTGTATTAGCGCTTTGGTGAGCACGATTGGCAAACCCTTATTAGTTGATAAATTCACTAGGGAACGATCTCGGGTTCAGTTTGTGAGGGTCTTAGTGGAGATGGAAATTACAGATAACCCTCCCCGAAGTTTACAGTTTGTCAACGAACATGGACAGATTATTGAGCAGGGGGTCGAATATGAGTGGTTGCCTACTAAATGCAAGACCTGTTCTGGTTTTGGACATTCTATGGTAGATTGTCGCAAGAATGTTAAGTCTGTGCGGGTGGAAAAAGGAATGGGTTCTAAGGCAGAGACTACTATGGAGCAGGGAAACACTTCTGAGAATAAGTCTGAAGGGGAACCAATTCAGGAGTTGGGTAGAGGGAAAGGAGAAGACAACTCAGTTATTGACCCTAGTGATGTTTCTATTCCAGGGGAGGCTAACATGGATCAGTCTAAGGAAAGGGAAAAGGAAGATACCTAG
- the LOC133815496 gene encoding uncharacterized protein LOC133815496 — MDKCSILSWNIRGLNSANKQNLVQEMVRRNKIGIGGLLETKLRGNKIREFMDLKFPNWEFYSSPIIEGRLLILWRNGLASLTVLEDSPQLVHCQVQMVGDRRCFFVTFIYGYNTVEKRRSLWTDLTRISLSVKAWIILGDFNAPFSGGDRSGGNAITSIELADALGWKVNANVETLKSTGSFFTWTNNQEGSARIFSKIDHVFIIEDWLDIFPQTLAKFRWEVVSDHCSCIVYIPLVTMGSKLFKYYNFWSNHAEFKQVVLSSWEVPVQASGLRAIFIHLVRLNHRLKRFNRDCIGDVGYGYQLASMAFQDAQFQAQANPQDFRL, encoded by the coding sequence ATGGATAAGTGTTCTATCCTAAGTTGGAATATAAGGGGACTAAATAGTGCTAATAAACAGAATTTAGTTCAAGAAATGGTTAGGAGAAATAAGATTGGAATTGGTGGTTTATTGGAAACTAAATTGCGTGGGAATAAAATTAGGGAGTTTATGGATCTTAAATTTCCTAATTGGGAGTTTTACTCCAGTCCGATAATAGAAGGGAGACTGTTAATTTTGTGGAGGAATGGGCTAGCTAGCTTGACTGTGTTGGAAGATTCGCCTCAGTTAGTTCATTGTCAAGTTCAGATGGTGGGCGATAGGAGATGCTTCTTTGTCACTTTTATTTACGGTTACAACACAGTAGAGAAGAGAAGAAGCCTTTGGACGGATCTAACTCGTATCTCACTGTCAGTTAAGGCTTGGATTATTCTTGGAGATTTTAATGCTCCCTTTTCTGGTGGAGATAGATCTGGGGGTAATGCTATTACTAGTATTGAGCTGGCCGATGCTCTTGGTTGGAAAGTGAATGCCAATGTTGAAACTCTCAAAAGTACAGGGTCATTTTTCACCTGGACTAATAATCAAGAAGGATCAGCGAGGATTTTTTCAAAAATTGATCATGTTTTCATTATTGAGGATTGGTTAGACATCTTCCCTCAGACTTTGGCTAAGTTTCGGTGGGAGGTAGTTTCGGATCACTGCTCTTGTATTGTCTATATACCTTTGGTGACTATGGGAAGCAAGCTGTTTAAGTACTATAACTTCTGGTCTAACCATGCTGAATTCAAACAAGTGGTGTTAAGTAGTTGGGAGGTCCCTGTTCAAGCCTCTGGTTTGAGAGCTATTTTTATCCATCTTGTTAGGCTGAACCACAGGCTTAAGAGATTCAATAGGGACTGTATTGGTGATGTGGGGTATGGTTACCAGTTAGCTTCGATGGCTTTTCAAGATGCCCAATTTCAGGCCCAAGCTAACCCGCAAGATTTCAGGTTATAG